A single genomic interval of uncultured Sphaerochaeta sp. harbors:
- a CDS encoding sugar ABC transporter permease, whose translation MPSKKATLKKQLVAYSFIAPNFIGFAVFTMVPIIFAFALAFLHWDGSNPITWAGLGNFIDLFDDDQFKAALKNTIVYTAGTVPLTLVASLFLAVILNQGFKARNFFRTVSFFPYVASLVAVAAVWNMIFNPSKGPVNMLLYTLGFESVPGWAADKDWAMITIVFFSVWKYMGYYMIIYLAGLQGINPELYEAASLDGTNAWQRFRYVTIPQLSGVSFFVMVMLTIQCFKVYDIVYMVTQGGPGTATLVLVYDIYNKAFISWNLGSASAVAMVLFILVLAVTLVQFNGEKRMH comes from the coding sequence ATGCCCTCAAAAAAAGCAACGTTAAAAAAACAGTTGGTGGCGTATAGTTTCATTGCACCCAACTTCATTGGGTTTGCCGTGTTTACCATGGTCCCCATCATATTTGCATTTGCACTTGCCTTCCTGCATTGGGATGGTTCAAATCCCATCACCTGGGCGGGATTAGGCAATTTTATTGATCTGTTTGACGATGATCAGTTCAAGGCTGCCTTGAAAAATACCATTGTCTATACAGCAGGGACGGTTCCCCTTACCTTGGTCGCAAGTCTGTTTCTTGCGGTCATTCTCAATCAGGGATTCAAAGCCCGCAATTTCTTTAGGACAGTGAGTTTTTTTCCCTATGTAGCTTCCTTGGTTGCCGTTGCGGCAGTCTGGAATATGATCTTCAACCCATCCAAGGGTCCTGTCAATATGTTGCTCTATACATTGGGTTTTGAGTCGGTACCCGGATGGGCAGCCGACAAGGATTGGGCGATGATCACCATCGTTTTCTTCAGTGTCTGGAAATACATGGGCTATTATATGATTATTTATCTTGCTGGTTTACAAGGAATAAACCCTGAGCTCTATGAAGCAGCAAGCCTCGATGGAACCAATGCATGGCAACGATTCCGCTATGTTACCATTCCTCAGCTTAGTGGTGTTTCCTTCTTTGTAATGGTCATGCTTACCATTCAGTGCTTCAAGGTATATGACATTGTGTACATGGTTACCCAGGGAGGCCCGGGTACTGCTACCTTGGTACTCGTTTACGATATTTATAACAAAGCCTTCATCAGTTGGAATCTTGGTTCTGCAAGCGCAGTTGCCATGGTGCTCTTTATCCTGGTTCTCGCCGTTACATTGGTTCAGTTCAACGGTGAGAAGCGGATGCATTAG
- a CDS encoding carbohydrate ABC transporter permease, with translation MQVRTRKTTKSTIAVYLLLILSALVMLLPFAWMLSASLKLDKDVFSFPIQWIPSEPRWENYAEIWTTIPLGLFIRNTAKLTVIVTFLQLLTSSFAAYAFAKLQFKGRNLLFLGYVATIAMPWHVYMVPQFIMMRSFGLNNTHLAIIFLQAFSAFGVFLMKQFYMSVPDELCEAARIDGMSEYSIWWKIMLPLSKPALSTLTIFTFVNTWNDFLGPLLYLTRTELKTIQIGLRMFISQYSSEYGLIMAASVVALVPVVIVFLSLQKFFVQGVATAGLKG, from the coding sequence ATGCAAGTTAGAACCAGAAAAACCACCAAATCCACCATTGCAGTTTATCTCTTGCTTATCCTCTCAGCGCTGGTGATGTTGTTGCCCTTTGCCTGGATGCTCAGCGCATCGCTTAAGCTCGACAAGGATGTGTTTTCTTTTCCAATTCAGTGGATCCCCTCTGAGCCGCGATGGGAAAACTATGCAGAAATCTGGACAACCATCCCCTTGGGGTTGTTTATCAGGAATACAGCCAAGCTGACCGTTATTGTGACATTTCTCCAACTTTTAACCTCTTCGTTTGCTGCCTATGCGTTTGCGAAGTTGCAGTTCAAAGGAAGAAATCTCCTGTTTCTCGGGTATGTAGCTACCATTGCCATGCCTTGGCATGTGTATATGGTTCCTCAGTTCATCATGATGCGCTCCTTCGGACTGAACAACACCCACCTGGCAATTATCTTTCTTCAGGCATTCAGTGCTTTTGGGGTGTTCTTGATGAAACAGTTCTACATGAGTGTTCCCGATGAGCTGTGTGAGGCAGCAAGAATCGATGGGATGAGTGAGTACAGTATCTGGTGGAAGATCATGCTGCCACTTTCAAAGCCTGCACTCTCCACCTTGACGATCTTCACATTTGTAAACACATGGAATGACTTCCTCGGTCCTTTGCTCTATCTTACTCGGACCGAGCTGAAGACCATCCAGATTGGACTGAGAATGTTCATAAGCCAGTACTCCAGTGAGTACGGCTTGATCATGGCAGCCAGCGTGGTTGCCTTGGTTCCGGTAGTCATTGTCTTTCTCTCCCTGCAAAAGTTCTTTGTCCAGGGAGTGGCCACTGCGGGGCTGAAGGGGTAG